Below is a window of Leisingera sp. S132 DNA.
AGGAACTTGGCATCCGCTATCACAACGAGGTTCTCAACTACACGAAATCGGGCGACGAAGTCTGGTTCGACACCAACATCGTGCCGGTGACATGTGCGGATGGATCTGTGGATCTGATCATCGGCATCGAACGGGACATCACCCGCAGCAAGCAGCGGGAACGCGAACTGGCAGAGGCAAAACTTGCGGCGGAGCAGGCCGACCGCGCCAAGTCGGAGTTTCTTGCCAACATGAGCCATGAGATCCGCACACCGATGAACGGCATCATCGGTATGGCCGACCTCCTGGCGGAGGCGGAACTGCCGCCTGACGAACTGCAAAACGTCGAGACCATCCGCAGCTCGGCCCAGGCCCTGCTGAAGATCATCAACGATATCCTCGACCTGTCACGCCTGGAGGCGGGCAAACTTTCGATCACAGGAGAGGACTTCAATCTGCGCGACTGTGTCAGCAGTGCTGCCAATCTTTTCCAACCGAAGGCTCTGGAAAAGGGCCTGCCGCTGGAAATCAGCTATGCAGACGGATTGCCGGAACGGATGCACGGCGATGACGGACGCTTGCGCCAGATCCTTGTTAACCTGATTGGCAACGCAGTGAAATTCACGACGGACGGCAGAATTTCCGTTCGGGTGTCGCATGCGCCTGGCAACCCCTACCGCCTGATTGCCGAAGTCGAGGACAGCGGGATCGGCATCTCCGAGGACCAGGCACGCCACATCTTCGACCGTTTCACACAGGCCGATGCCGCCACGACCAAAGCGTTCGGGGGAACCGGATTGGGCCTGACCATCTCCAGCATGCTGGCAAAGCGGATGGGCGGCGGTATCTCGGTCACCTCGGAGCTGGGCCTGGGGTCCTGTTTCCGGCTTGAACTCCAGCTTCAACCGGCAGGCGAAACCGCAAACGAAGTTGCGCCGCTGTCTTTGGACAGCCCTCCGCAGATTGCGCCTTGCAGGGTTCTCCTGGCGGAAGACAACCAGACAAACCGGCTGCTGATCCGCAAGTATCTGCGCAACCAGCCGGTGGAACTCGCCGAAGCCGCCAACGGGCGCGCTGCCGTGGAGATGTGCCAGAAGCTGCGTCCGGATATCATTCTGATGGACATGTCGATGCCGGTTCTCGATGGTCTCGGCGCCACCCGGGAGATCCGCAGCCTGCCCGGTCGCCAGCCGGTCATCGTGGCCCTGACTGCCAACGCCTTTGCCAGCGATGAGCAGGCCTGCCTGGAGGCCGGCATGGACCACTTCCTGGCCAAGCCCGTGAAAAAATCCGTGCTTCTGCACAGGCTGGCTGCGATCACTGAAGAGATCGCTCCGCAGCAAGAACCCCGGGCCAGCGCCTGACAAAGAGGGCCGCAGCCCGTCCGGGTGCGGGCTTATACGGCCGTGCCGATCAGGCCGACACCGGCGGCCATCAGAAGTGCCGATCCCAGCCGCCGCATCCAATAGCCCTCCTTCAGGAAGACAAATCCGATCAGCGCAGCAAAGATCACAGAGGTCTCGCGAAGAGCGGAAACGGCTCCGAGCGGGGCAAAATTCTTGGCATAGAGCACCAGCCCGTATGCAATCATCGACACCAGCCCGCCGGCAAGCCCCAGCATCCAGGTCTTTGCGGGCAGATGTGCCAGGGTCCGCCGCCTGCGGACAGCAACAAACCCTGCAATGAAAAGATGCAGGAAGGCTCCCCAGGCCCAATAGCTGAGGGTATGCCCTGACAGGCGCACTCCGATGCCATCAACCACGGAATAGATCGAAATGCAAAATCCGGTGCCTGCGGCAAAACCAAGTGCCGCCCGCCCGACACCGGACCGCAGTGCTTTCCAGCTGCTGAGCTGAATGCCGCAGGCGATCACTGCAATTCCGGCCCAGGCCTGCAGCGGCAGCACCTCGCCGGCAAAAACCATTGCCCAGAGTGCAACCAAAGCCGGAACGATGCCGCGGGCAATCGGGTAGACGACGCTCAGGTCGCCATGCTGATAGGCGCGGCCCAGCATGTAGTAGTAGCCGAAATGAACGACCGTCGACGCCAGAATGTATGGAAAGCTTTCCACCGCCGGCATCGGCAGCACCGCGATCATGACAGCCCCCGGAACAACCTGGCCAAAGGCCACCAGCCCAAGCGTTGTGGTCCGGTCTGCCGCCGTCTTCACTATGGCGTTCCACAGCGCATGCAACAGGGCTGCCGACAAGATGATGGCTATTATGGAAAGCGTCATATCCGGATCAGTCTTTTGGCAAGAGCCCGGCGGCCGGGGTCTCCCCGCCTTCGGGCATATCTTCGATGAGCCTGGTTTCCAGGAGCTGTCCGCTGCGGTAGAGCACCGGGGTGGCGACGGCGGCGATGTGGCTGTTGAACTCGCGCAGGGCGCGCAGGGTCTCCAGGTGGATGTCGGAGGTGTCAAAGCTCTCCCGCGCGCCGTCCTGCAGCCGCTTCAGGTGGCGCTTGCGGCTGTCGTGCTCCATCCGCTTCAGCTCGGTCTTCTCCAGGCTCAACAGCCGCGCGCTCTCCAGGTCATCGGAGATCAGCACGTTGGAGGCCAGCTGCATGTTGGCCAGGATCGCCTCATGCATGCGGGTGATTTCCAGCCAGCCCTCGCGCGAGAAGCTGAGGCCCTTCTTGTTCATCTCCCCCGCCAGCACCGTCAGGCGGCGCGCCACCACATCGCCCGCGGTCTCCAGCCGGATGGCGTATTCCATCAGGCTGCGGGCGGTCTTCAGCTCGGCCTTGCCGAACGCCTCCTCCGGGATCGCCGCCACATACTGGCGGATGCCGGAGAGGCAGGCGTTCACCTCCGCGTCCATCTGCTGCACCGCCCTGATCTGCTCCTTGCTGCCGCCCTTGTAGAGGTCCAGCACCGGGCGGAACATGGCGCCGGTCTGATCGGCCATCCGCAGCAGCTCCCGCTTGAGGTTGGCCACCGCCTGCGCGGGCGAGCCGTAGCTGCCCTGCTCCAGCGCGCTGACCGGGCGGCCCGGCTGCGCCGCCGCTGCCTGAACGGGCTCCGGGAAGGCGCGGGCAAAGACGCCGCCCAGCGGGGTGCAGGCGGGCAGCGCCAGCAAGAGGAGCGACGCGTTGAAGGCGAGATGGGCATTGACCAGCATCTGGCCGCCCTGCGGATCGCCCAGCCAGCCCTGGCGCAGCGCCAGATTGGCGGCAAACAGGCAGAGCACCGCCCAGGTGCCGCGCAGGGCGAGGTTGGCATAGGGGATGCGCCGCGCCTTCAGCGCCATGCCGCGGCTGAGCCAGACCGGGATAAACGCGGAGCCGAAGTTCGCCCCCAGCACCAGCGACAGGCCGGCGGCAAAGGGAATGGCGCCGATCTGCACCAGGGTGACGCACATCAGGATCGCCGCCACGCTGGAATGCATCACAAAGGCCAGCGCGCCGCCAACCAGGAAGGCGGTGATATAGTCGCGTGCCAGGTAGCCCGCCACCGCCGGCAGAAAGGCGCTGTCGCGGATCGGGTCCATCGCCTCGCGCAGAAAGCGCAGTGAAATCAGGATGAAGGCCACGCCCATCAGGATCCGCCCCAGCTGGCGGGCCTTCTTGGCCTCGGTCTTGACAAACAGGTAGCCGCCCGCCGCCAAGAGCACCGGCACCAGCCAGTCGAGCTTGAACGACAGGATCTGGATGATCAGCGCCGAGCCGAGATCGCCGCCCAGCACGATCGCCAGCCCGGTGGGAAAGGCGAGATAGCCGCTGGCGGCAAAGCCGGAGGTCAAGAGCGCCACCGCGGCCGAGCTTTGCAGCACGATCGCCAGGACCAGCCCCATCAGCCCGGCCTGCAGATGGCTCTGGCGCGCGGTCAGCAGCCGCTGGAACGAAGCGCCGTAGCTGCGCTCAATCCCGGTCCGCACCATCCGCACCGCATACAAAAGCAGCATCGTCGCGCCAGCAAGGCTGATCAGAAAGGTCAGTATCGCCATGTCAATTTCCGCTCGAAGCCTTCTGCCGGAGCCTATCCGCTCCCGGCATGGCCTTAGTGCCGCGCGGCCCTGGCGGCAACAGCAATTCCTGCTGGGCACAAAAGGGTGTACCGCTCCGTGCCCGCCTCTTCGCGGACCCCTGCCTCAATCTCCCTTGCCGGATTGGGCAACTTCTGTTTTCACCCCCCAGCTGCTCAAGGCAGCAGACAGCTTCTTGCCGGGATCCTGATCAGTCAGCAAGACAGATATCCTGCGGGGGTCCGGCCCGCAGTGGGGCGCCGTCTCCGCAAACTTCGGATGTGCAATGGCGACTGCAACCTTCTGAGCGCAGTCAGCGGCCACGCACGCAAGCTGAGCTTCATCCGCGCTGTGATAAAGCACGCCTTGTTTGGCCGAAAGCGCATCCGCAGACAGGACCGCCAAGTCAAGCGCGAACCGGCGCAGTTGCTGCTCGGCAACAAAGCCGAACGTGCCCCGTTCATTGCTCTGCATTTCTCCACCCAGAAAATGCACCCGGTTGCCATTGTGGTTTGCCAGGGTCTGCGCGGCTCCAATTGAGTTTGTCACCACAGTCAGATCCGACTTCTGGCGCAATTCCTCAGCAACAAAAGCCGTGGTGGAACCGACATCAAGGAACACCGCCATCCCGTCTCGCACATAGCCGGCCGCCAGCGCAGCAATCCGTGCCTTTTCCTTCTGGTTTTCAGAAATCCGCCGCGCAAAACTAGTCGCGCTTTGCGGGCCGGCCAGAAACGCGCCACCATGCACACGCTGCACGGCCCCTGCCTTGTTCAGCGCCTTAATTGTGCGGCGAACGGTTTCTTCGGACACATCCAGCATCTTGGCAAGTTCGGCGCTGCGAGCAGAGCCGCCCAAGCGGCGCAGCGCGTCTACCAGCTCCATTTCACGGTGGGACAGGGAAAGAGAGTCCGACAAGAGAAGTTTCCATTTCTTGGGCCGTTTGCCCAATAAGGCACGGGCCGGCGGTGCATGACAAGGCCTTACCGCAGCCTCTGCTGCGGCCCGGACCCCGCACAGACAGGCAGGCCTCACCCGCCCCTTTCCGGTCTGCCTTCGGCCGGCCTGCAAGCGTTGGGCGTGGCGCCGTGCGGGTGCACGGCGCGGGCAGCGCCCCGCCAGGGGCGCTGCCGGGCCCAAGGCCCTTGCCGGGGCATCCTTGATGCACAGGCGGGGCGCGGGAGCCTGCCGGGCAACAAAAAAACCGCCGCGGCCTCGGGGCCGCGGCGGTTTCCTGTGTTCAGCGAAGCCCGTGCTTACAGGTTCGGATAGAGCGGGAACCTGGCGCAGAGGCCCGCGACCTTGGCGCGCACCGCCGCTTCCACATCCGCATTGCCCTCTTCCCCGTTGGCCGCCAGACCATCGATCACCTCGATGATCAGGTCGGCGATCTGGCGGAACTCCGCCTCGCCGAAGCCGCGGGTGGTGCCGGCCGGCGTGCCCAGGCGCAAACCGCTCGTCACGGTGGGCTTTTCCGGGTCGAACGGGATGCCGTTCTTGTTGGTGGTGATATGGGCGCGGCCCAGCGCCTTGTCGGCGATGTTGCCGGTGACGCCCTTGGGCCGCAGGTCGACCAGCATCACATGGGTGTCGGTGCCGCCGGTGACGATGTCCAGGCCGCCCTGGATCAGCTGGTCCGCCAGCGCTGCCGCATTGGCGCGCACCTGCTTCTGGTAGGCCTTGAACTCCGGCTTCAGCGCCTCGCCGAAGGCCGCCGCCTTGCCGGCGATCACATGCATCAGCGGGCCGCCCTGGATGCCCGGGAAGATCGCCGAGTTCACCTTCTTGGCAATCGCCTCGTCATTGGTCACGATCATGCCGCCGCGGGGGCCGCGCAGGGTCTTGTGGGTGGTGGTGGTGGCGACATGCGCATGCGGGAACGGCGAGGGGTGCTCGCCGGCGGCGATCAGGCCTGCGATATGGGCCATGTCGACCATGAAATAGGCGCCCACGCTGTCGGCGATTTCACGGAACTTCGCAAAGTCGATCTGGCGCGGGATGGCGGAGCCGCCGGCGATGATCAGCTTGGGGCTGTGCTCGCTGGCCAGCGCCTGGATCTGATCGTAGTCGATCCGGTTGTCATCGCGGCGCACGCCGTAATGCACCGCGTTGAACCACTTGCCGGACTGGTTCGGCGCCGCGCCGTGGGTCAGGTGGCCGCCGGAGGCCAGGTCCATGCCGAGGATGGTGTCGCCGGGCTGCAGCAGCGCCTGGAACACGCCCTGGTTGGCCTGGCTGCCGGAGTTCGGCTGGACGTTGGCGAATTCGCAGCCGAACAGCGCCTTGGCCCGGTCGATGGCCAGGTTTTCGGCGACGTCGACATACTGGCAGCCGCCGTAATAGCGGCGTCCCGGGTAGCCTTCGGCGTATTTGTTGGTCAGCACCGAGCCTTGCGCTTCCATCACCGCGGCCGAGACGATGTTCTCCGAGGCGATCAGCTCGATCTCGTCGCGCTGGCGGCCCAGCTCCGCCGTGATCGAGGCATAAAGTTCAGGATCGCGCTCAGACAGCGCTTGGGTGAAAAACAGATCTTTGGACATTCGGGGCTCCTGTTTATCCAGTCCAGCCAAGGCCCGCGGCAACGCAGTTCATCGACTGCATCAGCGGGACCGGCACTGTTGAAGATTTCCGGGCGCGCTCTTCCCGCAGGAGGCGCACTTGGGTTTTGTGAATTTCGCGCAGCATGTTTTCGACACGGCCAAAGCGGGCGCGCAGGCGCGGGAACCGCTGGGACAGGCTGCTGTCTCCGGTGAGGAACAGGATCGCCTCGCAGGCAAGCTGATACTCCTTGCGGATGGAGCCAAAGATGCGCTCCCGGATTTCAGCGTCCTGCACCAGCGTTGCGTAGTCAGCTGCAATCTCCATGTCGCTTTGCAGCAGGGTCTTTTCGACCTCGTCCACCACCAGGCGGAACAGCGGCGAGCCCGCGAACATGTCCTGCAGCACCGCATCGCCGCGCGCGCCGCGGAACTTGCGGAAGCTGGCAACCGCCGAGCCGAAACCGTACCAGCCGGTGATCATGTGGCGGTTCTGCGACCAGGCAAAGACCCAGGGAATTGCGCGCAGGTCGTCCAGCGACCCGGCGCCGAAACGGCGCGCAGGGCGCGAGCCGATCTTGAGCATGGCCAGCTCTTCCACCGGGCTGGCCTGCTGGAAATAGTCCAGGAAACCCTGTGCGTTCAGCAGGTTGGAATAGGCCGCCTGTGACATCCCTGCGAGCGCCTCGAACGCGTCATCGAATTCCGGGTTTACCGGCGGCGTGTCTTCTTGCAGCGAGTGGCGCAGCACCGAGGACGCCATCAGCTCCAGTTGATGCAGGGCAGTGCCGCGGTTGGCGTATTTCGAACTGACAACCTCGCCCTGTTCGGTGATCCGCATCCGGCCCGCGATGGTGCCTGCGGACTGTGCGGCAATGGCGCGCTCCGCAGGTGCGCCGCCGCGGGAGACCGAACCGCCGCGTCCGTGGAAGAACACCGGCTTCATCCGGTGCGATGCCAGGGTGCGGGTGATCAGGCGCTGCGCCTTTTCCAGCTCCCAGGTGGAGCAGAGGAAACCTCCGTCCTTGTTGCTGTCGGAATAGCCCAGCATCACCTCGATCCGGTTGTCACTGGACTTCAGCGAACGGCGGGCAAAAGGAACATCCAGCAGCCCGTCAAGAATGCTTGGGGCCGCGCGTAGGTCGCCGATGGTTTCAAACAGGGGCACCACCTTGAGCGCGGCTTTTTCAGCCCCGAAGCCCGCATAGCGCGCCAGCAGGTAGACCCCCAGCAGATCATCGGTGGAACGGGTCATCGACAGAATGAACGGCCCCATCGCCTGCGGGTCCTCGCCCGCCCCTGCATCACGCATCAGCCGCAAGAGCTTCAGCAGTTCACCGCTTTGCGGGCTCAGCTCATCCGGAGTCATATAAGGAAGCGAGGCGCTGCCCAATTCCTTACGCAACCGCGCCGACCATTCGGGACTGCCGAAGTCCGGCACTGCGCCGGACCGTGCCCAGATCTCGGTCAGTGTTTGGGTTGTCACGGTGGAATTCTGGCGGATATCCAGCGTCACCGTGCGGAAGCCAAAGACATCCGCCTGCCAGCGGATCGGCCGCACATAGCGGGCGGCCAACCGGTGCGCGCCGATTTCCTCCAGCGCCTCTTCCACTTCTGTCAGGTCGGCAACGAAGTCCCCCAGATGTTTGTAGGCGCCGGTTTCCTCCGCCGCGGTGGCCTTGATCCGCACCAGAATTGCAGTCAGCGCTTGGCGGAAGACTTCACCCGGATTGCGGGCAGACAGCGCCGCGGTACCGGGCGCCGCGGCAATGACCTTTGCCAGCCGGGCAGAGGCGCTGTCCGGCAAGGCAAACACCGCCGCCGAAATGGAAATCCTCTCCGCCGCGGTGGTCAGCTTTTTCTGGTAGCGTTTCAGGATTGCCGCACGGTTCGCGGTCAGCGCTGCCGCCGTGGCCTCCACCGTCACATTCGGGTTGCCGTCGCGATCGCCGCCGATCCAGGAATGGAATTTGAGGCATGGCGCGTCGGCACTGTCGCCCAGCCACGGCCCGGCTGCTGCGATGTAGCGCTCAAACAGCTGCGGCACGGCATCAAACAGGCTATCACGGAAGAACTGCAGCCCCCATTGGATTTCATCCTGCAGGCTGGGCCGGTCGCGGCGCAGCTCGCCCGTCATCCACAACAGGTCGATTTCGGATCGCAGGTCCGCCAGCAGATCAGCGCGCTCGCGCGGGGTCCAGCGCTTGGCTTCCAGCGACACCAGCCCGCGGTAGATGCGGCGATGGATTTCCAGGATGGTGACACGCTTGGCTTCGGTTGGATGCGCGGTCAGGGTCGGGCCGATGGAAAACTGGCTGGCGACCTCCTGCAGACGCTCAGGCGTTGCCAGTTCCCCGGCCAGATCCAGCGCGCGGGCAAAGCTGCCCTCGACCACTTCCGGCCCGTCCTGCGTTTCCGCCATGCGGCGGTCGCGCATGGCGGCGTTTTCCTCGACGATCTTCAGCAGCTGGAACCAGATGTTGAAGGCCTGCATGTAAGCAGTCGCGGGCTGACCGTCCGACAGGTTCCAAGGAGACTCACCGGTGGCACGTTTTGCCACTTCCGGCGCGCGCTGGCGCAGGACATCCAGCCAGAGCGTTTGCAGTTCGGTGCGCAGTTCGGTGGCATAACCCGTATCTTCGAACACCGCTTGAGTGGTTTCCGCCGGGTTTCCCATTACATCACCCGGTCACGCGGCTCGCGCCCTGCAAAGAAGTCAGTCAGGTTATCCAGCACACGGTAGCCCATCGCTTCGCGCGCCTCCCGGGTGGCACTGCCCAGGTGCGGCAGCATCACCAGGTTTTCGCAATCCAGCAGGTCCGGGTTGATGCGCGGCTCGCCGTCAAAAACGTCCAGCGCAGCACCGCCAATGGTTTCGAACCACAGGGCACGGGACAGGGCCAGTTCGTCGATCACCTCGCCGCGGGCGGTATTAATAAGGAATGCATCGGGCTTCATCAGGTTCAGCATCCGGGTATTGATCAGATGCCGGTTGGCAGGCCCGCCGGGACAATGCAGCGAAACGAAATCGCACTGCGGCATCAGATCTTCCAAGCTGTCGGCCTGGGTTGCATTGTAGCGGGCCAGAACGTCTGGCGACACGCGCGAACGGTTTTGCACCACGATCTTCATGCCGAACCCGTGGTGGGCACGCCGCGCCATTTCCTGGCCGATGCGGCCAAAGCCAACGATGCCCAGCGTCTTGCCCGAAACCTTGGTGCCGACCAGATGGGTCGGGCGCCAGCCGGTCCACTCGCCGGCGCGCAGCTCGCGCTCGCCCTCGCCAGCCCGGCGGGCCACCATCAGCATAAGGGTCATGGCGATGTCAGCAGTGCATTCGCTCAGCACATCCGGGGTGTTGGTCACAGTCATTCCGTGGCCGGCGGCCCCATGCATATCAATGTGGGAGTAGCCGACGCCGTAATTGGCCAGAATCCGGGCCTGCGGCTTTGCGATGTCAAACGCCCTGGCGGAAATCTTGTCAGTGACGGTCGGCAGCACCGCGTCATAAGACGTCATCGCTTCGCGCAGTTCATCCTCACTCAGCGGCTTGTCGCCCGTGTTCAGCACAGCATCAAAAGTTTCAGAAAGCTGCGCCTCAACTGCGGCGGGCCAGCGGCGGGTCACCAGTACCTTCGGCTTTGCCATGGTGTCATCTCCCTGACGTGCTTGTGCTATTAAAAATGCGCTCCACCCCCGCCATTGCCCCGGGCCAGGGGTGGAGCGTCGCACCTGATCCAGGGCTGGATCAGGCGGCGTTCTTTTTCATGACGCTTGCGATGGTTTCACCGATCACGGCGGGGTTTTCGGCAACGGTCACGCCAGCCGCCGACAGGATTTCCACCTTCTCGGAGGCGGACTCACCGAAGGCCGAGATGATCGCGCCCGCGTGGCCCATGGTGCGGCCCTTGGGTGCGGTCAGACCCGCGACATAGGCAACAACCGGCTTGGTCACGTGGTTCTTGATGTAATCCGCCGCTTCCGCTTCCTGCGGGCCGCCGATTTCACCGATCATCGCAATGACCTCGGTTTCCGGATCCTGCTCGAACCATTCAAGGATGTCCTTGAAGGAGGAGCCGTTGATCGGGTCGCCGCCGATGCCCACAGAGGTGGAAACCCCCAGGCCCAGCTCTTTCAGCTGCGCCGCTGCTTCATAGCCTAGGGTGCCCGAACGGCCGATGATACCCACGGTGCCTGGCAGGTAGATATGGCCCGGCATGATGCCCAGCAGCGCCTTGCCCGGCGAGATGGTGCCCGCGCAGTTCGGCCCGGTCAGGATCATCCGCTTGTCCTTGGGATAGCGGTACATGTAGCGCTTCACGCGGATCATGTCCTGGGCCGGGATGCCGTCGGTGATGCAGACACAGTATTTGATGCCCGCATCCGCCGCTTCCATGATGGAGTCGGCTGCAAACGGCGGCGGAACAAACACCAGCGAGGCATTGGCGCCAGTGGCCTCCACCGCTTCTTTCACAGTGTTGAAGACCGGCACGCCCTCGACGGTCTCGCCGCCCTTGCCCGGCACCACGCCGCCAACAACGTTGGTTCCGTATTCGATCATGTCCTTGGTGTGGAACCGGGCAATCTTGCCGGTGATGCCCTGGACAATGACACGGCTTTCGCGATCAAGAAGGATGCTCATTTGACGGCCCTCACACGGGTGTTTTGATCAAGGTCGTTTTTCCAGGCGCCGACGGCCCGCTCTGCGGCTTCCATCAGCGAGGTTGCACGGATCAACGGCAGGCCGGACTGGGCCAGGATCTTTTGGCCTTCCTCCACATTGGTGCCCGCCAGACGCACCACTACCGGCACGTCAACCTCAACTTCACGCAGCGCCTGCACAACACCTTCGGCCACCCAGTCGCAGCGGTTGATGCCGGCGAAGATGTTGACCAGAACCGCCTGCACATTGCTGTCGGACATCACCAGACGGAACGCCTTGGCGACCCGTTCCGGGGTTGCCCCGCCGCCGATGTCCAGGAAGTTGGCAGGCTCGCCGCCGGCCAGCTTGATGGTGTCCATGGTCGCCATCGCCAAACCGGCGCCATTCACGATACAGCCGATGTTGCCTTCCAGGCCGACATAGGACAGGCCGCGGTCGGCGGCGCGGGCTTCGCGCGGATCTTCCTGGGACTTGTCGCGCAGCTCTGCGATCTGCGGGTGGCGGAACAGGGCGTTGTCGTCAAAGGTCATCTTGGCGTCCAGCGCGATGACCCGGTTGTCCGAGGTGACCACCAGCGGGTTGATCTCAACCATGGTGGCGTCCAGTTCGGAAAACGCCTGGTAGCAGCCCTTGAGCGTGCGCACCATCTGCTGCGTCATCGCCGGTTCGATGCCCAGGGCAAACGCGATCTCGCGCGCCTGGAAGTCCTGCAGGCCAACGGCCGGCTCAACGGTCGATCGCACGATGGACTCGGGCCGCTCGGCAGAGATCTCCTCAATCTCCATGCCGCCCTCAGAGGAGGCAACGATCATCACCCGCTGGCTGGAGCGGTCCAGCACAAAACCCAGGTAGATCTCGCGGGCAATCGGCACCGCGCCCTCGACGTAGACACGGTAGATGCCTTTGCCTTCGGGGCCGGTC
It encodes the following:
- a CDS encoding DMT family transporter: MTLSIIAIILSAALLHALWNAIVKTAADRTTTLGLVAFGQVVPGAVMIAVLPMPAVESFPYILASTVVHFGYYYMLGRAYQHGDLSVVYPIARGIVPALVALWAMVFAGEVLPLQAWAGIAVIACGIQLSSWKALRSGVGRAALGFAAGTGFCISIYSVVDGIGVRLSGHTLSYWAWGAFLHLFIAGFVAVRRRRTLAHLPAKTWMLGLAGGLVSMIAYGLVLYAKNFAPLGAVSALRETSVIFAALIGFVFLKEGYWMRRLGSALLMAAGVGLIGTAV
- a CDS encoding Na/Pi cotransporter family protein translates to MAILTFLISLAGATMLLLYAVRMVRTGIERSYGASFQRLLTARQSHLQAGLMGLVLAIVLQSSAAVALLTSGFAASGYLAFPTGLAIVLGGDLGSALIIQILSFKLDWLVPVLLAAGGYLFVKTEAKKARQLGRILMGVAFILISLRFLREAMDPIRDSAFLPAVAGYLARDYITAFLVGGALAFVMHSSVAAILMCVTLVQIGAIPFAAGLSLVLGANFGSAFIPVWLSRGMALKARRIPYANLALRGTWAVLCLFAANLALRQGWLGDPQGGQMLVNAHLAFNASLLLLALPACTPLGGVFARAFPEPVQAAAAQPGRPVSALEQGSYGSPAQAVANLKRELLRMADQTGAMFRPVLDLYKGGSKEQIRAVQQMDAEVNACLSGIRQYVAAIPEEAFGKAELKTARSLMEYAIRLETAGDVVARRLTVLAGEMNKKGLSFSREGWLEITRMHEAILANMQLASNVLISDDLESARLLSLEKTELKRMEHDSRKRHLKRLQDGARESFDTSDIHLETLRALREFNSHIAAVATPVLYRSGQLLETRLIEDMPEGGETPAAGLLPKD
- a CDS encoding DeoR/GlpR family DNA-binding transcription regulator; amino-acid sequence: MSDSLSLSHREMELVDALRRLGGSARSAELAKMLDVSEETVRRTIKALNKAGAVQRVHGGAFLAGPQSATSFARRISENQKEKARIAALAAGYVRDGMAVFLDVGSTTAFVAEELRQKSDLTVVTNSIGAAQTLANHNGNRVHFLGGEMQSNERGTFGFVAEQQLRRFALDLAVLSADALSAKQGVLYHSADEAQLACVAADCAQKVAVAIAHPKFAETAPHCGPDPRRISVLLTDQDPGKKLSAALSSWGVKTEVAQSGKGD
- the glyA gene encoding serine hydroxymethyltransferase — protein: MSKDLFFTQALSERDPELYASITAELGRQRDEIELIASENIVSAAVMEAQGSVLTNKYAEGYPGRRYYGGCQYVDVAENLAIDRAKALFGCEFANVQPNSGSQANQGVFQALLQPGDTILGMDLASGGHLTHGAAPNQSGKWFNAVHYGVRRDDNRIDYDQIQALASEHSPKLIIAGGSAIPRQIDFAKFREIADSVGAYFMVDMAHIAGLIAAGEHPSPFPHAHVATTTTHKTLRGPRGGMIVTNDEAIAKKVNSAIFPGIQGGPLMHVIAGKAAAFGEALKPEFKAYQKQVRANAAALADQLIQGGLDIVTGGTDTHVMLVDLRPKGVTGNIADKALGRAHITTNKNGIPFDPEKPTVTSGLRLGTPAGTTRGFGEAEFRQIADLIIEVIDGLAANGEEGNADVEAAVRAKVAGLCARFPLYPNL
- a CDS encoding phosphoenolpyruvate carboxylase; the protein is MGNPAETTQAVFEDTGYATELRTELQTLWLDVLRQRAPEVAKRATGESPWNLSDGQPATAYMQAFNIWFQLLKIVEENAAMRDRRMAETQDGPEVVEGSFARALDLAGELATPERLQEVASQFSIGPTLTAHPTEAKRVTILEIHRRIYRGLVSLEAKRWTPRERADLLADLRSEIDLLWMTGELRRDRPSLQDEIQWGLQFFRDSLFDAVPQLFERYIAAAGPWLGDSADAPCLKFHSWIGGDRDGNPNVTVEATAAALTANRAAILKRYQKKLTTAAERISISAAVFALPDSASARLAKVIAAAPGTAALSARNPGEVFRQALTAILVRIKATAAEETGAYKHLGDFVADLTEVEEALEEIGAHRLAARYVRPIRWQADVFGFRTVTLDIRQNSTVTTQTLTEIWARSGAVPDFGSPEWSARLRKELGSASLPYMTPDELSPQSGELLKLLRLMRDAGAGEDPQAMGPFILSMTRSTDDLLGVYLLARYAGFGAEKAALKVVPLFETIGDLRAAPSILDGLLDVPFARRSLKSSDNRIEVMLGYSDSNKDGGFLCSTWELEKAQRLITRTLASHRMKPVFFHGRGGSVSRGGAPAERAIAAQSAGTIAGRMRITEQGEVVSSKYANRGTALHQLELMASSVLRHSLQEDTPPVNPEFDDAFEALAGMSQAAYSNLLNAQGFLDYFQQASPVEELAMLKIGSRPARRFGAGSLDDLRAIPWVFAWSQNRHMITGWYGFGSAVASFRKFRGARGDAVLQDMFAGSPLFRLVVDEVEKTLLQSDMEIAADYATLVQDAEIRERIFGSIRKEYQLACEAILFLTGDSSLSQRFPRLRARFGRVENMLREIHKTQVRLLREERARKSSTVPVPLMQSMNCVAAGLGWTG
- a CDS encoding D-glycerate dehydrogenase produces the protein MAKPKVLVTRRWPAAVEAQLSETFDAVLNTGDKPLSEDELREAMTSYDAVLPTVTDKISARAFDIAKPQARILANYGVGYSHIDMHGAAGHGMTVTNTPDVLSECTADIAMTLMLMVARRAGEGERELRAGEWTGWRPTHLVGTKVSGKTLGIVGFGRIGQEMARRAHHGFGMKIVVQNRSRVSPDVLARYNATQADSLEDLMPQCDFVSLHCPGGPANRHLINTRMLNLMKPDAFLINTARGEVIDELALSRALWFETIGGAALDVFDGEPRINPDLLDCENLVMLPHLGSATREAREAMGYRVLDNLTDFFAGREPRDRVM
- the sucD gene encoding succinate--CoA ligase subunit alpha yields the protein MSILLDRESRVIVQGITGKIARFHTKDMIEYGTNVVGGVVPGKGGETVEGVPVFNTVKEAVEATGANASLVFVPPPFAADSIMEAADAGIKYCVCITDGIPAQDMIRVKRYMYRYPKDKRMILTGPNCAGTISPGKALLGIMPGHIYLPGTVGIIGRSGTLGYEAAAQLKELGLGVSTSVGIGGDPINGSSFKDILEWFEQDPETEVIAMIGEIGGPQEAEAADYIKNHVTKPVVAYVAGLTAPKGRTMGHAGAIISAFGESASEKVEILSAAGVTVAENPAVIGETIASVMKKNAA
- a CDS encoding malate--CoA ligase subunit beta, with protein sequence MDIHEYQAKEVLSNFGVTVPPGALAYSPEQAAYRARELGGDKWIVKAQVHAGGRGKAGGVKLCNSEAEIYEATENLFGKKLVTHQTGPEGKGIYRVYVEGAVPIAREIYLGFVLDRSSQRVMIVASSEGGMEIEEISAERPESIVRSTVEPAVGLQDFQAREIAFALGIEPAMTQQMVRTLKGCYQAFSELDATMVEINPLVVTSDNRVIALDAKMTFDDNALFRHPQIAELRDKSQEDPREARAADRGLSYVGLEGNIGCIVNGAGLAMATMDTIKLAGGEPANFLDIGGGATPERVAKAFRLVMSDSNVQAVLVNIFAGINRCDWVAEGVVQALREVEVDVPVVVRLAGTNVEEGQKILAQSGLPLIRATSLMEAAERAVGAWKNDLDQNTRVRAVK